From a region of the Balaenoptera musculus isolate JJ_BM4_2016_0621 chromosome 15, mBalMus1.pri.v3, whole genome shotgun sequence genome:
- the HRH3 gene encoding histamine H3 receptor, whose translation MERSPPDGPLNASGALASEAAAAGGARGFSAAWTAVLAALMALLIVATVLGNALVMLAFVADSSLRTQNNFFLLNLAISDFLVGAFCIPLYVPYVLTGRWPFGRGLCKLWLVADYLLCASSVFSIVLISYDRFLSVTRAVSYRAQQGDTRRAVRKMVLVWVLAFLLYGPAILSWESLSGGSSIPEGHCYAEFFYNWYFLITASTLEFFTPFLSVTFFNLSIYLNIQRRTRVRLDGACEAAASELSPEARPSPPPAAPSCWDCWQKGCGEAVPLHRRGVRGGEAAPGTGAEAGDAALGGGSGGGAATSPTSSSGSSLRGTERPRSLKRGSKPSTSSASLEKRMKMVSQSITQRFRLSRDKKVAKSLAIIVSIFGLCWAPYTLLMIIRAACHGPCVPDYWYETSFWLLWANSAVNPVLYPLCHYSFRRAFTKLLCPQKLKMQPPSSLEHCWK comes from the exons ATGGAGCGCTCCCCGCCCGACGGACCGCTGAACGCGTCGGGGGCGCTGGCAagcgaggcggcggcggcgggcggagCGCGCGGCTTCTCCGCCGCCTGGACCGCGGTGCTGGCGGCGCTCATGGCGCTGCTCATCGTGGCCACGGTGCTGGGCAACGCGCTGGTCATGCTCGCCTTCGTGGCCGATTCGAGCCTCCGCACACAGAACAACTTCTTTCTGCTCAACCTCGCCATCTCCGACTTCCTCGTGG GGGCCTTCTGCATCCCCCTGTACGTGCCCTACGTGCTGACTGGCCGCTGGCCCTTTGGCCGGGGCCTCTGCAAGCTGTGGCTCGTGGCGGACTACCTGCTCTGCGCCTCCTCTGTCTTCAGTATCGTGCTCATCAGCTATGACCGCTTCCTGTCGGTCACCCGAGCC GTCTCCTACCGGGCCCAGCAGGGCGACACGCGGCGGGCAGTGAGGAAGATGGTGCTGGTGTGGGTGCTGGCCTTCCTGCTCTACGGACCCGCCATCCTCAGCTGGGAGTCCCTGTCGGGGGGCAGCTCCATCCCCGAGGGCCACTGCTACGCCGAGTTCTTCTACAACTGGTACTTCCTCATCACGGCCTCCACCCTCGAGTTCTTCACGCCCTTCCTCAGCGTCACCTTCTTCAACCTCAGCATCTACCTGAACATCCAGAGACGCACCCGTGTCCGGCTGGATGGGGCATGCGAGGCGGCTGCCTCGGAGCTTTCCCCCGAGGCCCGGCCCTCCCCGCCGCCGGCTGCCCCCAGCTGCTGGGATTGCTGGCAGAAGGGGTGTGGGGAGGCCGTGCCGCTGCACAGGCGTGGGGTGCGGGGCGGCGAGGCAGCCCCAGGCACGGGGGCCGAGGCTGGGGATGCAGCCCTCGGGGGTGGCAGCGGTGGAGGTGCCGCGACCTCGCCCACCTCCAGCTCTGGCAGCTCCTTGAGGGGCACCGAGCGGCCGCGCTCACTCAAGCGGGGCTCCAAGCCATCCACATCCTCGGCGTCCCTGGAGAAGCGCATGAAGATGGTGTCCCAGAGCATCACCCAGCGCTTCCGGCTGTCGCGGGACAAGAAGGTGGCCAAGTCGCTGGCCATCATCGTGAGCATCTTTGGGCTCTGCTGGGCCCCATACACACTCCTGATGATCATCCGGGCCGCCTGCCACGGCCCCTGCGTCCCCGACTACTGGTACGAGACGTCCTTCTGGCTGCTGTGGGCCAACTCGGCCGTCAACCCTGTCCTCTACCCGCTGTGCCACTACAGCTTCCGCCGGGCCTTTACCAAGCTGCTCTGCCCGCAGAAGCTCAAGATGCAGCCCCCCAGCTCCCTGGAGCACTGCTGGAAGTGA
- the MTG2 gene encoding mitochondrial ribosome-associated GTPase 2: MIRSRLFSARSWPVLEGVGCWTPLARAFPRPGRLLPQHASPRLLSVSCAGCTKHQEPPGKKLLSEKKLKRHFVDHRRVLVRGGRGGDGVSCFHSEPRKEFGGPDGGDGGYGGHVILRVDQQVKSLSSVLSQYQGFDGGAGGRKNCFGRSGAMLYIQVPVGTLVKEGNEVLADLSHPGDEFIAALGGAGGKGNRFFLANDNRAPTTCTPGQPGQERVLFLELKTVAHAGLVGFPNAGKSSLLRAISNARPTVASYPFTTLNPHVGVVHCEDHQQIAVADIPGIIRGAHQNRGLGLAFLRHIERCPFLLFVLDLSVPEPWTQLDDLKYELEQYRQGLSERPHAVVANKVDLPQARAQLPQLQARLGREAIALSAATGENLEELLLRLKELHDDHVAAELERGRQPLRW, translated from the exons ATGATACGTTCGAGGCTTTTCTCAGCAAGATCCTGGCCGGTGTTGGAGGGCGTGGGGTGCTGGACACCATTGGCACGAGCGTTTCCCAGGCCCGGGCGGCTCCTTCCCCAGCACGCTTCTCCCAGGCTGCTCTCGGTCAGCTGTGCGGGCTGCACCAAGCACCAGGAACCCCCCGGGAAGAAGCTGCTCTCAGAGAAAAAACTG AAAAGGCATTTTGTGGACCATCGCCGAGTGCTTGTCCGAGGGGGACGCGGAGGTGACGGGGTGAGCTGCTTCCACAGTGAGCCCCGGAAGGAGTTTGGAGGCCCCGATGGTGGCGACGGAGGCTACGGCGGCCACGTCATCCTGAGAG TTGACCAGCAAGTCAAGTCCCTGTCCTCAGTCCTGTCTCAGTACCAGGGCTTTGACGGAGGAGCCGGTGGCAGGAAGAACTGCTTTGGGCGAAGCGGCGCCATGCTCTACATCCAG GTCCCCGTGGGCACTTTGGTGAAGGAGGGGAACGAAGTCCTGGCTGACCTCTCGCACCCGGGCGACGAGTTCATCGCAGCGCTGGGTGGGGCAGGCGGGAAGGGCAACCGCTTTTTCCTGGCCAACGACAACCGCGCGCCCACGACTTGTACCCCCGGACAGCCGGGTCAGGAGCGGGTCCTCTTCCTGGAGCTCAAAACAGTGGCACACGCTGGGCTG GTCGGATTCCCCAACGCAGGGAAATCCTCGCTTCTCCGGGCCATTTCCAACGCAAGGCCCACTGTGGCCTCCTATCCGTTCACCACCCTGAACCCGCACGTGGGGGTCGTTCACTGTGAGGACCACCAGCAAATAGCAG TGGCCGACATCCCGGGCATCATCCGCGGAGCCCACCAGAACAGGGGCCTGGGCTTGGCCTTCCTGAGGCACATCGAGCGCTGCCCCTTCCTCCTGTTCGTGCTGGACCTCTCGGTGCCAGAGCCGTGGACGCAGCTGGATGACCTGAAGTACGAGCTAGAACAGTACAGGCAAGGCCTGTCCGAGAGACCCCATGCCGTCGTGGCGAACAAGGTCGACCTCCCTCAGGCCAGAGCCCAGCTGCCCCAGCTGCAGGCCCGCCTAGGCCGAGAGGCCATCGCCCTGTCGGCGGCCACCGGCGAGAACCTGGAGGAGCTGCTGCTGCGTCTGAAGGAGCTGCACGATGACCACGTGGCCGCGGAGCTGGAGCGTGGCCGCCAGCCTCTCCGGTGGTAG